Below is a genomic region from Deltaproteobacteria bacterium.
TTTGAACAGCCCTCCGGTTCGCTTTCAGATTTTATCCGCGTGTCGCTGGGCCAGGGTCGGTTCCTGACCAGGGAGGAGCGCATCGAAAAGGCGTTCAACACCTGGGTGGCCGAACACTCCAGCAGCATCGACGCCGCAAAAGCGCAAATGCTCCGCCTCCTCAGGGCGCGGGTCAGCGCCGGCGAAGAGATCACCATGCGCCTCTTCAGCCAACCGCCGTTCGCGTTATGGGGCGGGCTCACCCGGATGGAACAGCTCTTCGGCAAGGACCAATTGCTTCAGATGGTAGATGAATTGAACGAACTGCTCGCGGCATAAACAAGAAAGAAGAAACGATCGCATGGACAGCGCCCAAATACAGAACACGCTCAAGGCCCTCTGCAAGGTGATGTGGGACAACAACGTCACCAACCCCATCACCTACGTGACACAGATCTCCTATCTCCTCTTTCTCAAGATGATCGAGGAGATGGATCATGAACAGAAGGAGGCTGGAAACGGCAACCATCGCTCCCTGTTCGGCAGATATGAAAGCGAAGGCGAGGAGTTGGACTTTGATTCTCTGCGCTGGAGCGTTCTGGCGTCGGATCCCGACAACGAACGCATGTTGCGCACCCTGCGCGACACCCTACCGCTGTTGGCCCGCCACCCTAAACTTTCCCTGGGGGCCCGAGCCGTTTTCCGCAACGCCGCGGTCGTGATCCCTTCCGGTGCGGCCCTGCGTCGGGCGGTGGACATCATCGCCCCCATCTCCTTCCTCGGCATCGACGCCGACGTGAAGGGGGATCTGTTTGAATATCTCGCCAGCGAGTTGGGCGGTCAGAAGAAGGCGGCCCAGTTCCGGACGCCCCGCCACCTGATCCGTGTGATTGTCCAGATGGTTGATCCCCGGATCGGCCAAACGATCTGCGATCCGGCCTGCGGGAGCGATGGCTTTCCCATTGCCGCCTATGAGCATATCCTTCTGGCCAACACCGGTCCGGAATTCATCCGTGAAAAGATCGGCCCCGACGGCCTGCCGCGCCGGATCGGCATCGGCGACCGATTGAGCCGCGCCCAGTGGGATTTTCTGCAGAAGGGGACGTTTCACAGCTTCGACGGCGACCAGGACATCCTCCGTATGGCCGCCATGAACGCCGTGCTCCACGGATTCGACGAGTCGCCCATCGTCCAGCGGGATTCCATTTGCGGCAGCGAGGACAAATGGGACGAAATCCAGTTTGACTGCATCCTGGAGAACCCGCCCTTCTCCGGTTCGCGCGGCGACGCCAAAAGGTCGCTTCGCATCGAAAAAGGCGACAAATACGTCCTGTTCCTCGCCCACGCCCTGCGGAGCCTGCGGCAGGGCGGCACGGCGGGGATCATCTTTCCCAACGGTATCCTCTTCGGCAACACGGGCAGCCATCTGACCGTCAAGGAGCGGCTGCTCAAGGAGTTCGATCTCCAGGCATTGGTTGTTCTTCCCAAGGGGATGTTCGAACCCTACACCCCCAACCCCACCTGTTTCATGATCTTCAGGAACACCGGCCGCCCAACCCAGAACGTCTGGTTCTTCAAGGTGGACGGAGACGGTTCGTCCCTGTCCAGGGCGCGGAAATTCGGCCCCCAGTACCGAAACGATTTTCTGGATCTGCTCCGAATGTGGCCCGGACGCGAGACTGAGGAGGGACGTGCTTGGCTGGTGCCAGCTCAGAAGATCATTGACAACGGCTTTAAAATGACACTAACAGACTTAGGCCTGATCGAGACTGAAACAGTTGAGCATCTCGAACCCGAGGAGATCCTCTCTTCTGTTGTTGCCAAGGAAGAAAGCATCATGCAATTGGTTCAGGAAATGCGCGATTGTCTGGAAGGCATGAGCGATGGTGGTTATACTCAAGATTGGCTAAGCGAACCTTTTGCTGAGGCGGTAAATCGTTTTCAAACCAGAGGCAGGAAGTTAAAAACAGCAGAATATCAGGATTCAGGGATTCTCCCTATTGTTGATCAGGGACAGACAATAATCGTCGGTTATACTGACAATATTGGATGCAAATTTCAGGGACCATACCCAGTAGTCGTCTTTGGTGACCATACAAAGAATGTCAAATTTATCGACTTTGAATTCGCTGTTGGCGCAGATGGAGTAGTTTTGCTGCGTCCACGAAATGAAAGTAAATTAGACATCAGATATCTCTACTATTGGCTCAAGTTCATACCGTTGCATAACCTTGGATATAGTAGACATTTCAAACTGCTCAAAGAGGAAGAAATAGCATTCCCCGCAAATTTAGGCGAACAACGCCGAATTGTAGAGAGGATCGAAAAATTGATCTTCCGAGCTGATGAAGTTCGTCATTTAAGAATCCAAACAGAGGAACAAATAGATAAGCAATTCAAAGCGGCCCTTCTGGCCAAAGCCTTCCGGGGGGAACTGTAGCCGTGGCCAAGGTGGTCCAGATCCCGACAATCAACGATTTGCCGGCCGATTTCGAGAGGGTCTTTTCCATTTGGAACCAGGCGAACGACTATTTCGAGGAGGTGCGTTTCGATTTTTCCCGTTGTCATTTCCTCCGCCCGAATGCCGTGGCGTTTCTCGGCGGATTGGCCCGGTTGATTGCATCTCGCCAGGGAACCGCGATCTTCGACTGGGATACCCTGCGCGACAGTGCGATCAAGATGAATCTACGCCAGAACGGCTTTGCCGAAATGTTCGGTCAACCATATTCCGGGTGGACAGGCCATTCCATCCCATATCGTGAGGACAGGTTCCAGGACGTCAACGCGATCATGGACTATCTGACCGATTATTGGCTTGGACGCGGCTGGGTGCAGGTGAGCCCGCGCTTGCGGGACGCCATTGTCGGCCGCATGTGGGAAATCTACAACAACGCCTTTGAACACAGCGGATCGGAGATCGGCGTTTTCTCCTGCGGCCAGCATTTTCCACAGCAAAACGAGCTGTGTCTGTCCGTCGTGGATTTCGGGCAGGGAATCCCGGCCAAGGTCCGCAATTACCTGAGCAGCGATTCTCGCGCCGGACAATTGACGGCCGCCGGTTGCCTGCGATGGGCTTTTCAGCGGGGGAACAGCACTGCCAAGGCGGATTTCGCACGCGGGCTCGGTCTGGACCTTCTCAAGGAGTTCATACGCCTGAATCAGGGAAAACTGGAGGTTTACAGCAACGAAGGATATGTGGTAATTGATCAAAACGGCGAACGTTTTGAGAATAGGCCTGTTTCCTTTGAAGGGACCGTTTTTCACATTACATTGAGATGCGATGAGGCCCTTTATCGCTTTGCGGATGAAGCGGATGCCGAGCCGCCGTTTTGAAAAGGAGAACCGACGATGAAAATGACTATTAAAGAGATGATCGGCCCGCGTTGTATCATCCGGGAAGACGGTCAGAAGGTTTATGACTCAATCTATCCCCTTCTGCAAAGAGGTGAGACCGTGACGCTTGATTTTACGGAGGTGTCGCAGTTTGCATCGCCTTTTTTCAATTTTGCTATCGGTCAGTTATTGAAGGATATCAGTGAAGAGGACCTGCGCAGACTGCTGCAGATTGAAAATCTCGATCCGACCGGAAAGCTGGTGGTCGAGCGGGTCATAGACAACGCCGGACGGTATCACGCCAATGTGGATTATCGAAACATCGTGGATTCCATTCTCCAGCAACAGGCCCAGGAGTCGGCATAATGGCAATCAGCTATGCCATCCAGGCGGCGGTGGTGGACATCAAAGCAGATTCTCCGAACTCAAAGGACGTCTTCTTCGTTGACACGAATGTCTGGTATTGGATGACCTATCCGAACGCCGCCACTGGCGCATTTCCGGGCCAGTTGTCAGATTATCCGGCCTTCGTCAATCGCGTGTTGGCCGCGGGAGCGAAGATTTGCCACTCGGGCCTTTCCCTGGCTGAACTATCTCACCTGATTGAAAAAACGGGGCGCGAAATCTATATTAAAACGACTGGTGATATCAAAACCAAGGAATACCGGCACAATCTGCCCGGCGAGCGTTCCCGTGTGGCATCTGATGTGGAGGCTGCATGGGGGCAGGTGAAATCCCTCTCTTCACCTCTTGTCTTGACCGTGGACGAGAAGACAACGGATGCCTCTCTGGATCGTTTTCGGACAGAGAAGCTGGACGGCTATGATCTTTTCATTCTTGAAACCATGAAGAATAATGGTTTGGTCAAGATCATCACCGATGACGGAGATTTCGCGACGGTTTCCGGGATAGAGGTATTTACCGCAAATCGGAATATTCTGCTTGCGGCCCGTGCGCAAGACAAACTATTGATGAGAATCAACAATGC
It encodes:
- a CDS encoding STAS-like domain-containing protein encodes the protein MKMTIKEMIGPRCIIREDGQKVYDSIYPLLQRGETVTLDFTEVSQFASPFFNFAIGQLLKDISEEDLRRLLQIENLDPTGKLVVERVIDNAGRYHANVDYRNIVDSILQQQAQESA
- a CDS encoding ATP-binding protein, which encodes MAKVVQIPTINDLPADFERVFSIWNQANDYFEEVRFDFSRCHFLRPNAVAFLGGLARLIASRQGTAIFDWDTLRDSAIKMNLRQNGFAEMFGQPYSGWTGHSIPYREDRFQDVNAIMDYLTDYWLGRGWVQVSPRLRDAIVGRMWEIYNNAFEHSGSEIGVFSCGQHFPQQNELCLSVVDFGQGIPAKVRNYLSSDSRAGQLTAAGCLRWAFQRGNSTAKADFARGLGLDLLKEFIRLNQGKLEVYSNEGYVVIDQNGERFENRPVSFEGTVFHITLRCDEALYRFADEADAEPPF
- a CDS encoding N-6 DNA methylase, which codes for MDSAQIQNTLKALCKVMWDNNVTNPITYVTQISYLLFLKMIEEMDHEQKEAGNGNHRSLFGRYESEGEELDFDSLRWSVLASDPDNERMLRTLRDTLPLLARHPKLSLGARAVFRNAAVVIPSGAALRRAVDIIAPISFLGIDADVKGDLFEYLASELGGQKKAAQFRTPRHLIRVIVQMVDPRIGQTICDPACGSDGFPIAAYEHILLANTGPEFIREKIGPDGLPRRIGIGDRLSRAQWDFLQKGTFHSFDGDQDILRMAAMNAVLHGFDESPIVQRDSICGSEDKWDEIQFDCILENPPFSGSRGDAKRSLRIEKGDKYVLFLAHALRSLRQGGTAGIIFPNGILFGNTGSHLTVKERLLKEFDLQALVVLPKGMFEPYTPNPTCFMIFRNTGRPTQNVWFFKVDGDGSSLSRARKFGPQYRNDFLDLLRMWPGRETEEGRAWLVPAQKIIDNGFKMTLTDLGLIETETVEHLEPEEILSSVVAKEESIMQLVQEMRDCLEGMSDGGYTQDWLSEPFAEAVNRFQTRGRKLKTAEYQDSGILPIVDQGQTIIVGYTDNIGCKFQGPYPVVVFGDHTKNVKFIDFEFAVGADGVVLLRPRNESKLDIRYLYYWLKFIPLHNLGYSRHFKLLKEEEIAFPANLGEQRRIVERIEKLIFRADEVRHLRIQTEEQIDKQFKAALLAKAFRGEL
- a CDS encoding PIN domain-containing protein, whose amino-acid sequence is MAISYAIQAAVVDIKADSPNSKDVFFVDTNVWYWMTYPNAATGAFPGQLSDYPAFVNRVLAAGAKICHSGLSLAELSHLIEKTGREIYIKTTGDIKTKEYRHNLPGERSRVASDVEAAWGQVKSLSSPLVLTVDEKTTDASLDRFRTEKLDGYDLFILETMKNNGLVKIITDDGDFATVSGIEVFTANRNILLAARAQDKLLMRINNAP